The genomic DNA CAGGGCTTTAAGGAAGACCATCCTGATGTCAGCCGCACACCCTGCTGAATGCCAAAAGGGAAATGGGTCTTAGTTTATTAATGCTCAGCCTTGTTCCCCACAAGGAATTGAGGCAGCTCACAAAACCCAGAAGCTTGAAATGTCAGAAAATGAGTGGGATAGTTGGGTGAAGGGAAAGAATCATGGCAGGAAAGGAAGATGAAGCCAGGAGTCCCCACTCACTGGGCTTGAAGACCTAGAACACCTGCCAGAGGTAGTCACAAGTCACTCTGAGCTCCCTAGAGGCTGAGGAGAAGAGTGAAAGCAGACCCAGTTTCCCTATCTGACGTGGGAGGATGAAAACACAACCAGTGCTCTGGAGAAACATCTTCTGTTGCCATCACCTGCTTCCTGGAGGATGCACCCTCTCCTCATTTCAGGGCTGAGCTCCTCTCTCCTCCAGTTCCTTCAGGCTGGAGTGGGCTTATTGTCTCTGCTCCTACAATTCCTGGATCCCATGTGTTCTACTAAGGTAggattttccccttccctcttcctctcctcccccactccagtCCCAGCAAGCAGTAAGACTgggaatatttgttgaaaagatgggTAAGTGAAAACTCTTGGCCAGTGCAGAAACACTGATGTCTGTACATTTCACCCAGTGCCTGGGCATCTATCTGGTCAGAGAAGTGGGAGCCCCTCCTCTGCAGGGAGGAGGCAAGCAGAGGCAGAGGATAGGGGGCTGGACCAACCCAAACTTTCCAGGCTGTGTTGGTTAAGGAGCTTCTCACCAGCTCCACGGAGGTGGGAATTTGGGTTTTGAGTGAAGCTACAGGTGGAGGCTCAGGCAGAAAACTCGGCCTTAGCAGTGACAGAGGTGGTGTTGACCAATTTCTGGATCTTTCAGCCTTGTTGGGACAGGGATTTGGGGCTGAGCTGCTGTGACCCAGTGTGTACTGAGCTCAGCACTCTGTTCAGCCCCACCTGGATGAGGGCCATTTGATACATTGTTTAATGCTGGCCATTTACCCTTATGTGTAGGACAAAGGCGGGAGGGTTCCCTAGAGGAGACCACAACGCTGTGGGTCAGGGGCCACCCACTGTCCCCCAACCTTGAAGAGTCCCCTCTCcagcctgttttcttctctcaaaCGGAGATAAGCAGAATAAGGCTGTAGATTCAGTGATCACTAAGCAACAGCTTAGTAAAGGGCCCCGCACGTAGTAGGTTCTCAAGAAAGATGTTTGCCTGTGATGAATATGGAGCAGAGAGCCAGCGCAGCGcgctgacttgcccaaggtcacgcagctgggGCCAGATCCGACCCCTGGAGGCCTGACTCCAGCGGGCTGGGTTTGTCTGGAGCCAGCTTGGGGGAGCGGTGCTTGGAGGAGCGGACGCGGACGTGGGCGGGAAGGGACTTCTATTTTGGAGCTGGTGAGAGGAGCGCGGGACGCGGAGGGGGCTGGGTCCCTCCCCGGGCTCCCTGCGCCCCAGTCACCTTCCCGCGACCCTTCCCGGGAGGGGCGTCCCGGGTAGGTAGAGGGGGAGGTAGGAGGGGCGGGCAGACGGTTACCTCATCTCCGCCTCCGGGAGGCTCCGCGCGCCCGCTCGCTCGCGCCGCTGGCTGGGGAGGCGATTCAGGGCGCCGGAGCGACAGAAGGACGGAGGGACAGAGGCTCCGAGAGGCAGCGCTGTCCTCGCGCCCCGCTCCGCTGCAGGACCCGCTGCAGGACCCGCCAGGAGGTCGGACCTCGGTGCTCCGACTGCGGGCGGAGCCCCCAGTCTCGCTGCGGATCGGAGGCGGCGGTGTCTGCGCGGCGCACGGCGGGGTCTGTTCTCTCCCGAGCTCCGGCACCTGCCGGAGCTGCTCGTGCGTCCTCCGTCGGCCTGCTCGACTATCTGTCTGCCCTCCCGCCGTCTGCTCCGTCCTCTGGCCTGGCCTCTCCGGGTCCCGGGTGTTCCGGGGGGCGATGAGGAGCGTGGGGTCGGGGCGCACGGGGCTGGGCACGCGGAGCGCACGGCGCGGCGCTGGCCCATGAGGCTTTCCAGCGCAGGGCGCGGCAGCGCGCGCGGGCCATGGGGGGCAGCCTGCGGGTGGCCGTGCTGGGCGCCCCTGGCGTGGGCAAGACGGCCATCATCCGCCAGTTCCTGTTCGGTGACTACCCGGAGCGCCACCGGCCCACGGACGGGCCACGCCTCTACCGGCCCGCGGTGCTGCTCGACGGCGCGGTCTACGACCTGAGCATCCGGGACGGCGACGGCGCTCCCCCGAGTCAGAACCCCGGGGGTCCAGAGGTAGCGGCTCGAAGGGCGGGCAGGGGCGTGTGACAgcgtgtggggggtggggatgtgcTTGGTGCACACGTGCATGTCCGCCTGGACAGCCCAGGAATGCTCAACTGTGTTCATGGGTTGAAGGATGAATGTGTCCTGGTGGTTTGTGTGTCTCTCCTTCTTGCCGGCCTGGAGTTGCCCAAGATCAGGCCAGGGGATTTTGAAACACACGTAAGTGCCTGTATATTTGTCTGCCTCCACTGGTGGGTCTGGATCAGTGCATGACGGAGCATGATTGTGCCTTCCTGAGGGTGAGCATTGTATGTTTGGGACCTTAAGCAGAGCCTCGGTGGGGGAGAAAGGGGCCAGACACAGGGGTGTACTGTCAGGGATGGGGGGAGTTGTCATTCTCTGCTCCCTTATTCCTGTGACTTGGTTGGAGCAAAGCCTCATTTCCTTAATTTATGCAAAGTCCAGGACAGACTTTGAATTCTTGGAGCTGGATGCCTGGGAGAGGTGAAGAGGAAAGAGCAAGTGGGATTAAgcagggcttcctggagggggggaagggggggaagaggggggtgACAATTGGGCTGACCCTGGAATGATgagtgaagttttttttttttttttaatgtttatttatctttgagagagggagagggagaatctgaaccaggctctaggctctgagctgtcagcacagagcccgatgtggggcttgaacccacgaaccatgagatcatgacctgagccaaagtgagaggcctaaccaacagagccacccaggcgcccctaatgagtCAAGTCTTGATTAAAGGAAGTGGCAGAAGCCTTCCACGTGCAAAGAACAGCATGTGTTTAGGCGGGGAGACCTGAATGTGCACAGCTGCCCATCATCAGTGATCTCTGAGGGCCTGGGGAACACGGAGCCCGGTGCTTTGGAATTAGTCCTAGAGGCAGCTGTAGTAACCAGGGAGGGAGTGAAGGGGCGTGACCCACGTTGAGCTTCGGAAAGCTGGTAGGAGGAAGATGAGGGGTGGGCTgagaggaggccgagagtgaagGAGGGCTGGTAGCTGACAGGCTTCAGGCACGGGTAGGCATTTTTACCCTGGCGACTGTGAGGACAGTGGGGCCTAGAGAGTTCGGGGGAGATGGCGACGGCTGAGGCCTGAGGATGAACTGTGGGTTTAGTGTCAAGTCCCTTCAGAGGGTCTGGGCGTGGGACAGTGAGAATAGGTCTCTGGCAAACTCCGGCCTCCCGCCCCAGGAGTGGCCGGACCCCAAGGACTGGAGCTTGCAGGACACGGACGCCTTCGTGCTGGTCTACGACATCTGCAGCCCGGACAGTTTCGACTACGTGAAGGCGCTGCGGCAGCGCATCTCAGAGACCAGGTAGGGACGCGGCCACAGGTGTCTGTGGGCGGAGGAGGGGAGTTTTTGCCAGTCTTGTTGGGCCTTTGCCAGAGGGTAGTGGGTAGGTTCTTCCCCAGTCCTGGCTGCGTGTCGGGCCTGCCAGCTATGCGGTCTTTGGGCCACATGGGTCTCGTGTTTCCCGGGGCGGCTCTCCGGCCACAGGAGTGTACATACCCCCTTGGggtgggctggggcggggggttCTCCGGCCGTGGGCTGTCCGTGTCCGGCACCGCAGCCCTCATTCGCATCTGGCCCCCAGGCCGGCGGGCGCACCCGAGGCGCCCATCCTCGTAGTAGGCAACAAGCGGGACCGGCAGCGGCTGCGTTTCGGACCCCGGCGCGCGCTGGCCGCCCTGGTGCGCAGGGGCTGGCGCTGCGGTTACCTCGAGTGTTCCGCCAAGTACAACTGGCACGTGCTCCGTCTCTTCCGCGAACTGCTGCGTTGCGCTTTGGTACGCGCGCGTCCCGCGCACCCGGCCTTGCGCCTGCAGGGGGCGCTGCACCCGGCGCGCTGCAGCCTCATGTGACCGAATTGGACGACAACGccgatggtggggggagggtcccAGTTTGATGAACAACAGGGTACCTGGATTGGACGCAGTTGCCCAACTTCTCTCGGATTGGACTAGGCAAAGTCTCCTCCTTGATTGGATTTGGAAAGCTCCCACCCAGTCTCCTGGGCGACAGGACTCTTTGTGCCTCATTGGACCCAACCAGGCCCCAAGCTACATTGGGCAAGATAAGTCCTTTCTGGGACCTCATTGAGTTACAATCCCACTGGATGAAAGGGACTCGCTATGAACCTGATTGGAAGTTCTCAGGTAGCTTCTGGGGTTTCAGTGGACAATCTTAAATCACACCTCTCAGGAGGTAATAAAGGGGGAACCAATGCAAGCATACAAGTGTACCTAGCATTTCTTGGGTGGGTAGCATGATCTTAACCTTAGAGGCCAGAGTTGCCAGGCATTGCTCGCTGGCAGTTAATGCCAGAATCCCGACATGGATTAAGGGGCCCCCAAAGGTATGCCAGGAAGCAGACACAAGTGGCTGGAACAAATACTTTACTGTCAGGCTCTGCAGGCCAGAGGACCTCAGGAAGGGTCCTCACTGGCCTCCTCTAAGGCATTCAATAATATTAGTAATTAAATAGCAACGCTCATCCCCCAACCGGAATGTACAACAGAGGTCCCATTGTGCCATGTGGTCCCAAGGGGTCTGGTCCCATGAGGTCTGGTACccaagaggcaggggtgggggggggggctccctgaTGCAGAGGGGTTAAGgccacaaaggaaaaggaaaaaaaggaatggggTCCAGGGGCAGCTGGGCTGGTTCATCACATCCAGGAATCCGGCTCTCCCCTTGGGCTCACTGAGTGCAGGGCATGCCAGGACCCAGGCTCTGTGGATCCAGATGGGCGGCGAGGGCCCCGTGGCGTTGGGATGCGTGAAGGTTTTCTGTCTGGCTGTGTGTCCACCCGGCCCCGTGCCCAGGTCCTCGGGAGCTCCAGGCCAGCCAAGGGGCTCCCAGGTGCATCTGGTGGGCCCTCTACACCAGGGCAGGGGCTGCCTTCATCAGAAGAGCTGGACAGGACTGGGCCTCGGGATCCGGGCAGCCCATTGGCCATCCGGCTAGAGTCCCCAGGTTGGCCACACTTGCTACCCAGGACACTGAGGGATgaagaggaggagctggaggaacAGTAGGCCGAGTCAGAAGCTGGAGGGTCTGGGGGCCGAGCTGGGTCAGAGGCTGGTCCAGGGGGGGTCCCGCCAGCAGCAGCCTCAAGGGCTCGGGCATTGGCCAGGAACTCCTCTTCCAAGCGCCGGAACAGTTGCTGCTCCTGCTTCGGGTCAAGCTGCAGGGGGGTGCGGAAGACACTGGCCGGTGTGGTGCCCAGCTCTGGACTGGGGCTGGAGACCCGCAGAGGCCGGGGGGCTGCAGGGCTGCGAGCCCGGGGAGTCTGGGGGCTGCTCCTGCCTGAGCCCCCGCTGACCCTGCCCCGGGGCACCCACGAGTGCTGCCCATCTCGGTCCCTGTGCACGAGCAGCGTGGTCTGCTCCTCACGGCTCTGGCTCCGGGCCCGtcgggcagggctgggggccaaCAGCTGGGTTCCCCTGCCTCCTGGGGCCCCACGCGGCCGCCCTCGATCCAGCCGGTCTCGGGACTGGCTGCGTGGAGCTGGAGGCCGTCTTGGAGAGGCCGGGGTGCCTGTGGTCAGCCTCCGGCTGGGTCGCTCCCTCCGGGAGCCAGTGCCTGAGTCTTCACTGCGGGCACCAAGGGGGCCACTCTGGGCTGAGGAGGCTGAGGAGTCACTGTCCCCAGAGCAGCGGCGGGAGCGGGGATGGGGGGGCAGCTGGTCCCGGACCCTGGGGCAggggaacaagagagagagagatggggcatCTCAAGAGAGGACTGGCGTGTAGAAAgagcaggcagaggaaggaacaAGCAGCTGAGTGGTTGGGGCTGGGGAAGACacctgtggtgggggtgggggtgggggcaatcAAGGGCTTCTGTCCTGGGGACTTCCAGAGAGAAGTGAGCCACTGGGCAGCAGCTACGGGCAGCAGCTACCggcagccaccccccccccccccccccccccccccccccccccccccccccccccccccggcagcaGAAaaagccaggctctgagctccccctccccaggcctccagCTTCCTGGGTAGGCCAGAGGGAAGCGGTAGGACTGGCCGACACCCAGCCCCCAGGGCCCGCCCCAGCTGTGTTGTTGGGTTGCTTGGGTTGCCATGGAGATAGGAAGCCAGGCCTGCCCCCACCCACGGGAACTTTTCCCAGGGTGAGTCACTCTGGAGCACAGGCTCCTTCGTCATCCAGGCCAGGGCGGATGCCCGCCCCCTCTGGACCCCTCACCCCTTTGTCCTAGTGCCTCTCACCTGAGTGGGGTCTCAGTTCCCTCCTTTGAGCTGCGTAAGCTAATGGGTGTCACCTCTGGCCGGGAGCTCCGCCGCTCAGCCCCAGGGGCTGGGCTGCCTGCACGGGGACTGGGGGTGGGAGACACCCTCTGTGGGGAGAAGGTGCGGGCCCGGGACTGGGGCGGGCGGTGGGCTGCAAGGTGAGAGGACAGGTGGCATTTGAAGGGTGGAGCCACAGAGACAAGCCCTCTGCTGGCCcgctcccccatccccccatccctgcCAGGGGCACTGACCCGAGGAGGAGCAGCGGCAAGGGTCATGCTTGTCCAGATAGTGCTCCAGAGTGTCCCAGCCGCCACCCACGCGCACCATCACGTGGCTCCTCAGCACCTGTGGGAGTCCAGCGTGGACAGGTCACGGCCTGTCTGATGGGCCTGGCAGCCCACTGTGGGCTGCCGTCTGCCGGGCAGTCCCAAACTCTTACCCGCACGAAGATGAGGAGACTGGAGTCTCCCACGCGGTACTTCCCCTCTGAGACCTTGATCATGGGAAACTGGTCTGGGCAGGTGCAGTAGCCTAAGATCTCCCTCAcctgaggccagagaggagagGCTGGAGGTCAGGGATCAAGTCCCTCCTCCTAGGCCTGATGTCAGCAGCTCCAGGGTCAGGAGGAAGCAGGTCCTTCCGGGGAAAGGGGACATAGATCGTGTTGCCCCAGACTTGGTTGCAGCCTCTACATTTGACCTTTCACCagctctccttcccctctggctATCGGAAGTCAGGGTCTGTGGTCAGGCCAGGGCTTGGGACCCCAGTGAGGCACAACCCTGTGGCCCCTGAGCCTGGGGAAGCCCTGGAACCCatcctcactccctgcccccttcacctacttcacaGACATGTAGGCTGAGGCCCACAGGGAGGCCAGGTTCTGGGAGGACGCAGGCCATGGGACACGAGTGCAGGGAACCCACACCACATCAGTGTCAAAGACACGTAGAGTACACCACCcagcatgcacacacaggcacacatctGCCCAcatgccccacccccgcccctaaGCCAGGAGCTGCCAGGCTGGCTATGTGGGCGGCTCTGCCCGCCTCCCAGCCCACAGTGGAGCCAGAGGAAATGAGCAGGTGGAGCCTCGGGTGACCCTGTGCCCACAACAGGGGAGGGGTGACAGCCTCTGCCCACGGATTCCGGCTACCCCCTCTGGGACAGGCACATCATAGTCCTGCCCTTCTGATAAGAAGGCAACTCTTGGCCAGGCTGCGGGGGTGTCAGGGATACCTAGGTCctgggaaaaggaggagggagctgggggtggggtccaGCACCTCCTGTGCTCACAGTAGAGCTAATCCTGTCCTCCTAAGAGGACCTCTGGCTCCTAGCAGCAGTGGCAGCTCTGGGCCTGGCTTCCCAGATAAGCCCCTGGAGAGTGGGTGGGCCTGTAGAGCCCCCCGGGACCTGCCCTAGGCACTCACTgagagcctactgtgtgccaggcaccttgCTCAGGGCCAAGCATGACAGGTACCCACTCAACCTCAAGCTCTGTGATGTTGTGGATGCAACTGTCCACTCAAGTACATACAGAGGGGTTCAAATCATGCGGCCCCCTGGATGAAGGAACTGATCTGGCACATGGGAAGCACATAAGGGGGGGAGCTCACATTTTACCCCAGGCCCTACTGGGTCTTGTGACCTCAACCAGCACCTCTCTGGGTCTGCTTATCTCCTTGGGGCCAGGTATACACTTGGTGCTCAATATGTGCACCCACTCCATGGGGCAGGCTGTCCCATCGCTGGCGCACGGTGGGGGCACAAGCAGGGCCATGAGCACGCACACTCACTGGTGGACTCACCAGCTCGTCCAGGTTGCGCAGGTCGCTGGGAGTCATGCGGGGCCCACGGGCAGGAGCCCCTGCCACGGTGGCAGTTTCGGTGGCATCCTCCTCAGCAGCAGGTGCActgggggccgggggcgcggCGCGGAGCTCCCGCTCAATCTCCTGCTCAAACTGCACGAGGCGAGGGGCGAGCAGGCCGAGGCGGGCCCCACGCCGCGCCACCTCCAGCAGGCACAGCACCACGCTTTTCTCGTTCTTCCGCAGCACCAGGTCCTCAGTCTCAAACATGAGCACTTCAGGCACACCCAACTCTGTTCGGCACCAGCCGATGAAAGTGGCCACGTTGTCTCGGGCCATGAAAGAGCCGGGCACCACGCTGTGTGCCTGGAAGGCCACGCCGCGGGCCGGGCGGGCAGCGGCCAAAGCGCGGGCGGCCTCAGTGACGGCGTTGGCATGTTGGCACAGGGTGGTGCCTGTGGCCAGCCCCGTCAGGAAGCCCTCGCCACCACTGGGCAGACCCAGGCCATACAAGGCGTTGAGCCACTCAGCTAGGTCCTCTTTCATGGCCTCCACGTAGGCCTCACTTGAGCGGAATGGCCGCACACTCTTGGCTGCCGAGCCCGCGATGCCCGCCACTGGGTCCGCCATGGCCGGGCCGGCCGAGTCACTGTGGGTGGGCAGGGACACAGGAATGCTGTGAGGACTCAGCACAGACTAAGCCCCAGACCATCCGCACTCGCCTGTCATCTCAGGCCAAATGCCTGGTTGCGCGTGCTGGCTGTGAGAAAGTTcactgtacctcagtttcctcgtctatGAAATGGGTACAATATTACCTTCCTTGCAAGACCTAATGGGATAATTTGCATGAAAGATTTAATATctataaatgtttgctattttgctctttgggggtgggggcaatggGGGAATTGGCTGTGTCCTCCCTCCCACAAAGGGACGCATTTGTGGGATCCTTATTGCAATGCATCCTTATTGCCCAATACGGTGGGTGAAAAGCGGAGCCCTAGAGAGATGAAGCCCACAGCCCTGCACTCAGTGGACAGGCAGGACAGGAATCCAGGTCCCAACCACAGCAATGGTTAGCTCCATCGCTCAAGGCTgatgcccctcccacctcctctgggaaggtGCGGGGTCCTCCCTCAGCTCCCCTTCCGTGAGGACTCTGCCATTATAACAACGACGTAACAGCAGTAATAGTAACAGTAAACTCAATGTCCCTGCCCAGGGCTGAGTGCCAGtgatattatctccattttacagatgaggaaactgaggtgcagagagggtaAGAGCTCACTCAAGGTCGCAGAGCAGAGGATGGCAAAGCCAGGCCGACGTGAGCCGCTCGGCTGATCCCCAGCGCCGTGGGCAGCCCGGTGGCCGGAGCGAGGCCCCGCCTCCTCCGAGGAGCCTCCCTAGCGCCGCAGGCCGGGTGCGTGCGGGTCGGGACTCAGAATGGCTTCCGACAGCCCCGGCTGTCCTCCGGGCTTCGGCCCAGAGAGGGTGCgggctgcccaaggtcacacagctcggGGGAACAGAGGCCGCAGCCTCCAGGTCCCCGGGAGTGCGCGCCAGGCAGGGGGTGCTGGGGGTCCCCGCGCTCACCTGGCTCATCCTGCGGCCTCGGGGAGCATCGCCCCGGCGGGGCCGAGCGGGCCAGGCCGCCGCAGGGAGGCGCCGCCCGAGCCACAGCAATCCGGTCCCGCGGCTGAGGCCTCCGCACCCTCCCGCTGTCTCCGCCCCGCCTCCCTGGAATTCGGCTCCGGCCcgagggggcgggcggggccgcgCGCTCTTAAAGGGGCAGCGCAGTTCCCGGGTggacggagagagggaggagctggAGTCTCCtgactggggggtgggaggagcggGACCAGGGCCCTACCAGCCCAGACTCGCCATCCCTGCCCAAGCTAGTCCCTAGAGTCCCTTCCAACCCTCCTTGGTCTGTTGGAGAGAGGTttgggctgccccctccccagataTCGGCCTCCCCGGGCGGGCTGCACGGCCTGTTCCCAAGAGGAGCTCAGGAAGCGATAGGGACCAGGGCTGCAAAGTCACCTCCGTCTGGAGTGAACCTCCCCATGTCAGATAAATGAGGCCCGATCGACTGGGATGTGAGCTTCCTACCGGCAGTGGGGGCCTCGTGGAGGGGAGGATGGCCTGTTGTGTCCACCGGGCGTCCTACTCTCACCGAATCCTCGTCTTTTATGTGGAGGTTAGGGAAACCTGTTTCTCccatgagaacactgaggcttagAGGGGTAGGCTGGTGGCTAAAGCCTGTGGGTCTGACACCTTggcccctgcccttccccggGAGGCCAGTCCCCTACCACGTCTGGTTGCCCAGGTCAGGCACAGAATTAAGGGGACAGGAGGTTAAGAAGGAGCCTGGGTAGGTTTGGCTTGGGAGGGTTAATCGCTGCTAGTTTCTTTTCAAACTGCAGAGGAGGGACCTGGCTGGGATCTGCGGGaaatcctgccccccccccgccccccccccacctcctgctgctGGCTGGGCGGGGACAGCTGGCCTGGCTGGGCTGCAGCCTTGCTGGCCAGGCGGGGCCATCCTTGGGGGAAGTGCCACCAACAATAGCCAAGTCTCAGAGCTTTAAtaaagtgcctactgtgtgccagggctGCTCTGTGCCCTTGACCTGGACCGGTCAGGTCCCCTCTATGAGGGACTCTCTTTTCCCCAGACTAGGTCTCAGGAGAGTAGCTCAGGGTTTGAACATGGCTATTATGGGAATACTCTCATGCAAGGATCAGGGGcatttgttgagtacttactgtgtgccagacctTCTGGTGCTAGGCTGCTCACATGCATCATCTCACTGAGTCCTCATGACTGAGTGGGCTCACACCCCAGTGTCCTAGATACCCAGGTGGTTCCAATCAACCCTCTCCTCCAGCACCCCCACCTACAAAGAGTGAGGAAGGCGGGTAACtagtaatagtaatagctaacacttactTGGCACCTACTGTGTGATGGGTCTCATCTGGCACTGGGAACTGAGAGCAAaaagtggggaaggaaacagcCAGTTCTCAGGGTTCCCAGTGTGGTAGGAAGGGAGCCCCTGGGCTGAAATAGGGATGAGGCACTAGGGAGGACAGAGCACAGGGACCAGGTGAGGGGACTGGGAGTGTGGGGTGGGATGAGCCTGAAGTTTTAAATCAGTGGTCAGGGAAGGAGCTAAGAGAAGGAGCTGTGGGGATGGCTGGAAGGAGAGTGTTTCAAATAGAGGAAATGGCCAGTgtaaaggtcctgaggtgggcgTGTGATTGGTGTGTTCAAGAAAGAGTTAGAAGGCCTGTGAGGCTAGGGTGAAGGTAGGGATGAAGATAAAGGGATTGGGGGCAGATTGAGTGGGGCTTTGCAGGCCATGCCTCTGGGCAGGGACATGGGAGCCATGGAAGGatttagagcaggggaggggtatgACCTGACTTAGGTCTTAACAGGTACTCTGTGGTTGCTGTAGTGGGCAGGCAGGAACCCCAGAGGAGACCAGGTGGTGCCAGTGAGGGTGGTGGAGTATGGTGCCTCCTGGCT from Prionailurus viverrinus isolate Anna chromosome D3, UM_Priviv_1.0, whole genome shotgun sequence includes the following:
- the RASL10A gene encoding ras-like protein family member 10A, which translates into the protein MGGSLRVAVLGAPGVGKTAIIRQFLFGDYPERHRPTDGPRLYRPAVLLDGAVYDLSIRDGDGAPPSQNPGGPEEWPDPKDWSLQDTDAFVLVYDICSPDSFDYVKALRQRISETRPAGAPEAPILVVGNKRDRQRLRFGPRRALAALVRRGWRCGYLECSAKYNWHVLRLFRELLRCALVRARPAHPALRLQGALHPARCSLM
- the GAS2L1 gene encoding GAS2-like protein 1, whose product is MADPVAGIAGSAAKSVRPFRSSEAYVEAMKEDLAEWLNALYGLGLPSGGEGFLTGLATGTTLCQHANAVTEAARALAAARPARGVAFQAHSVVPGSFMARDNVATFIGWCRTELGVPEVLMFETEDLVLRKNEKSVVLCLLEVARRGARLGLLAPRLVQFEQEIERELRAAPPAPSAPAAEEDATETATVAGAPARGPRMTPSDLRNLDELVREILGYCTCPDQFPMIKVSEGKYRVGDSSLLIFVRVLRSHVMVRVGGGWDTLEHYLDKHDPCRCSSSAHRPPQSRARTFSPQRVSPTPSPRAGSPAPGAERRSSRPEVTPISLRSSKEGTETPLRVRDQLPPHPRSRRCSGDSDSSASSAQSGPLGARSEDSGTGSRRERPSRRLTTGTPASPRRPPAPRSQSRDRLDRGRPRGAPGGRGTQLLAPSPARRARSQSREEQTTLLVHRDRDGQHSWVPRGRVSGGSGRSSPQTPRARSPAAPRPLRVSSPSPELGTTPASVFRTPLQLDPKQEQQLFRRLEEEFLANARALEAAAGGTPPGPASDPARPPDPPASDSAYCSSSSSSSSLSVLGSKCGQPGDSSRMANGLPGSRGPVLSSSSDEGSPCPGVEGPPDAPGSPLAGLELPRTWARGRVDTQPDRKPSRIPTPRGPRRPSGSTEPGSWHALHSVSPRGEPDSWM